A DNA window from Gorilla gorilla gorilla isolate KB3781 chromosome 19, NHGRI_mGorGor1-v2.1_pri, whole genome shotgun sequence contains the following coding sequences:
- the OR3A3 gene encoding olfactory receptor 3A2, giving the protein MEPEAGTNRTAVAEFILLGLVQTEEMQSVVFVLLLFAYLVTIGGNLSILAAVLVEPKLHAPMYFFLGNLSVLDVGCITVTVPAMLGRLLSHKSTISYDACLSQLFFFHLLAGMDCFLLTAMAYDRFLAICQPLTYSTRMNQRVQRMLVAASWTCAFTNALTHTIALTTLNFCGPNEVNHFYCDLPQLFQLSCSSTQLSELLLFVAAAFMAVAPLVFISVSYAHVVAAVLQIHSAEGRKKAFSTCGSHLTVVGIFYGTGVFSYMRLGSVESSDKDKGVGVFMTVINPMLNPLIYSLRNTDVQGALCQLLVGKRSLT; this is encoded by the coding sequence ATGGAGCCAGAAGCTGGGACCAACAGGACAGCTGTTGCTGAGTTCATTCTACTGGGCCTAGTGCAAACAGAAGAGATGCAGTCTGTGGTCTTTGTGCTCCTCCTCTTTGCCTATCTGGTCACAATTGGGGGCAACCTCAGCATCCTGGCAGCTGTCTTGGTGGAGCCCAAACTCCACGcccccatgtacttcttcctgGGGAACCTATCAGTGCTGGATGTCGGATGTATCACTGTCACTGTTCCTGCAATGTTGGGCCGTCTCTTGTCCCACAAGTCCACAATTTCCTATGatgcctgcctctcccagctcttcTTCTTCCACCTTCTGGCTGGGATGGACTGCTTCCTGCTGACCGCCATGGCCTATGACCGATTCCTGGCCATCTGCCAGCCCCTCACCTACAGCACCCGCATGAATCAGAGAGTACAGAGGATGTTGGTGGCTGCGTCCTGGACTTGTGCCTTCACCAATGCACTGACCCACACTATTGCCTTAACTACCCTCAACTTCTGTGGCCCCAACGAGGTCAATCACTTCTACTGTGACCTCCCACAGCTCTTCCAGCTCTCCTGCTCCAGCACCCAACTCAGTGAGCTGCTGCTCTTTGTAGCAGCAGCCTTCATGGCTGTGGCGCCCTTGGTCTTCATCAGCGTGTCCTATGCCCATGTGGTAGCTGCTGTGCTGCAAATCCACTCTGCTGAGGGCAGAAAGAAGGCCTTCTCCACATGTGGCTCCCACCTCACTGTGGTGGGCATCTTCTATGGGACAGGTGTCTTCAGCTACATGAGGCTGGGTTCAGTGGAATCTTCAGACAAGGATAAGGGGGTTGGAGTTTTCATGACTGTGATCAACCCCATGCTGAACCCACTTATCTACAGCCTCAGAAATACTGATGTTCAGGGCGCTCTGTGTCAGCTACTTGTGGGGAAGCGATCACTGACCTGA
- the LOC115931266 gene encoding olfactory receptor 1E2 — MMGQNQTSISDFLLLGLPIQPEQQNLCYALFLAMYLTTLLGNLLIIVLIRLDSHLHTPMYLFLSNLSFSDLCFSSVTIPKLLQNMQNQDPSIPYADCLTQMYFFLLFGDLESFLLVAMAYDRYVAICFALHYTAIMSPMLCLSLVALSWVLTTFHAMLHTLLMARLCFCADNVIPHFFCDMSALLKLACSDTRVNEWVIFIMGGLIVVIPFLLILGSYARIVSSILKVPSSKGICKAFSTCGSHLSVVSLFYGTIIGLYLCPSANSSTLKETVMAMMYTVVTPMLNPFIYSLRNRDMKGALERVICKRKNPFLL; from the coding sequence ATGATGGGACAAAATCAAACCAGCATCTCAGACTTCCTGCTCCTGGGCCTGCCCATCCAACCAGAGCAGCAAAACCTGTGCTATGCCCTGTTCTTGGCCATGTATCTTACCACCCTCCTGGGGAACCTCCTCATCATTGTCCTCATTCGACTGGACTCCCATCTCCACACGCCTATGTATTTGTTTCTCAGCAACTTGTCCTTCTCTGACCTCTGCTTCTCTTCCGTGACCATTCCCAAGTTGTTACAGAACATGCAGAACCAGGACCCATCCATCCCCTATGCGGACTGCCTGACCCAAATGTACTTCTTCCTATTATTTGGAGACCTGGAGAGCTTCCTCCTTGTGGCCATGGCCTATGACCGCTATGTGGCCATCTGCTTCGCCCTGCACTACACCGCCATCATGAGCCCCATGCTCTGTCTCTCCCTGGTGGCGCTGTCCTGGGTGCTGACCACCTTCCATGCCATGTTACACACTTTACTCATGGCCAGGTTGTGTTTTTGTGCAGACAATGTGATCCCCCACTTTTTCTGTGATATGTCTGCTCTGCTGAAGCTGGCCTGCTCTGACACTCGAGTTAATGAATGGGTGATATTTATCATGGGAGGGCTCATTGTTGTCATCCCATTCCTACTCATCCTTGGGTCCTATGCAAGAATTGTCTCCTCCATCCTCAAGGTCCCTTCTTCTAAGGGTATCTGCAAGGCCTTCTCTACTTGTGGCTCCCACCTCTCTGTGGTGTCACTGTTCTATGGGACCATTATTGGTCTCTACTTATGCCCATCAGCTAATAGTTCTACTCTAAAGGAGACTGTCATGGCTATGATGTACACTGTGGTGACCCCCATGCTGAACCCCTTCATCTACAGCCTGAGGAACAGAGACATGAAGGGAGCCCTGGAAAGGGtcatttgtaaaaggaaaaatcCCTTCCTTCTATGA